AATTCTGAATAAAAAGCTGTCTTCCATGGTTGCTGGTGTTCTTCTGCTTCCATCATGACGTAGTAGAAAAAGATCTTTCTCCAAATACTCTCGTTCTTGTTATAAACAGTACCATGTACTTTTGTCAGTAAGTTCTGTGGTCTTGAATTCCTTCAGATTGTTTTATGTCCATACATTTTGATAAGATAAACTGTATATGTAGCTCTGGGCTCAGCTTCACCTATGTAAACAAATGTGAACATTTTCAGGTGTTGacataaaagcaaagaaacagaattttgcCACTTTATTCCTTACAAGATGAAAACCccggggcgcgtgggtggctcagtcagttaagtgtccaacttcagctcaggtcatgatcttgcagttggtgggtctgagctccacatcaggctctgtgctgacagctcagagcctggagcctgcttcaaattctgtctctctctctctctctctctctctctctgcccctcccttgcttgtgctctgcctctctctctctcaaaaatgaaataaacattaaaaaaaattttttttaaaaattaaaacccctTTAATGCTAATTTAAGCAAACTAACAATCTgaactagaaataagaaaatgcctCAAACTGGTAGAGGTGaattaaaatctgaaatttactaaggtggggtgcctgggtggctcagtcggttaggcgtcagactcttgattttggtttgggtcatggtctcacagttcatgggtttgggctccacgctgatggtgcagagcctgcctgggattctctctccttctctctgcccttctcctgcttgctctctctctcaaaataaaaaaataaaaaaataaaggaatttagtAAGGTATTGAGTATTCCTTACCTATTAGAACTTCCTATGAAACTACTTCTAAAAGTAGAAATTTACAAAGCCTATTTTGGGTAAAAGTTTATGTTTTTGAGctgcttaaaaaatataaaggaagaggggcacctgggtggctcagttggttaagcatccaactcttggtttcagctcaggtcatgagctcatggtttcctgagtctgagccctgcattgggctctgtgctgacagtgaggagcctacttgggatattctcattcattctctctctctccccccctcctctttctctctctctctctccttgccactccctcactcatgctgtctctctctcaaaaataacataacataacataaaataaaaggaagagcagAGGAACTGGAGTCACATGTACCTAGATTAATTCTTATAGTTCTGCCATCTAGTAGCTGTATGGCCTTCATTACTtagtttcagttttcttatttgtaaaaatggGATACAAATGCAGAGTAGCTCTAAGGATTAATAAAGTAATCTACTTTCCCTCTACTACTGTCCCATATAATCCATTGACTACCTTTAAATCAGCACTTTGTCACATTGTATCTCAATCACTGActtacttgtctttctttctcaccaGATTATGAACTTCAGAAGAAACAGGACTATAGCTTATTTTACCTCCCTAGCACCTAGGACAATGCTTACTTAGCACACTGTAGATGataaataaatcttcatttcCCTTCACCTCTGAAGGTggcttataaattaaaatttcaaatgaaatttagTGATTTTCAGAATAGACACCCTGACCCTCTGGGTTCTCACATCTTAATGATGATGATATTGATAAGAAGAATAGTTTCCATTCAGACCCTACCAGGTAAGTAGCAAGTGCTTTTactattacttttaattttcccaATAACCTTGCAAAATAAATTTGCCACATTACAAATCAAGTTGATACTGAGAGGCATTAAATAAGTTACCACAATAttaaaatggtcaataaacaatagccaaagtatggaaagagcccaaatgtccatcgactgatggacaaagaagatgtggtgtgtgtgtgtgtgtgtgtgtgtgtgtgtgtgtatatagccaaaatatggaaagagcccaaatgtccatcgactgatggacaaagaagatgtggtgtgtgtgtgtgtgtgtgtgtgtatatatatatatatatatatatatatatagccaaaatatggaaagagcccaaatgtccatggacaaagaagacacacacacacacaatggaatattacttggtgatcaaaaagaatgaaatcttgccatttacaacaacatggatagaactacagtgtattatgctaagtgaaataagtcagaggaagacaaataccacattatTTCACTCCTgagtggaatttaagatacaaaacagatgaacataagggaagggaagcaaaaataatataaaaacagagagggagataaaccataCATATACCTGGGTGGAAAGGATACATAGAAGTCTTAAGAAAGTGGGTTGGAAATGGCAAACGTCAAGGGAGacaatttcacttttatttaccATACACAGTTTTGTTCAATTTGAAGGTTTCACAACAAGCATGTAATACTTGAttgctttctaaaataattttaataaatgaaaaatttgaataacaaattagataatttacttactaataatttaaaaaattaaatagttaataaattatttttaagtaattataaaataattaaataatttttaaaacttgcaaaacaattttattattatgaattgtGAGAGGGAAGAACTTTTATGTTTAGACAACAGAACAACAACCTAAAAAAGCACTTAGGACATTTTTCACAGCGGGCTGATAATCTGACAGGTAGCTAGcctttcatatacatttttaatcctCTAGGATTGATTTTATTGACTGGTCAATCCTCTAGGATTGGCTCTAGgaccctgattttattttgtgttacatTCAAGCCACCCTCCAGATTGAGCTTTAACTCATTGTAAATTTACTGACCCACTGGCTACAATGTTAACCTGAGGAAATTTGAAAGCCACCAAAAAGCACCAtctttacacatttaaaatattgttgttttcaggtggctggctggctcagtctgagaagcatgaaactcttgattttggggttgtgaatttaagccccacattggggatagggattactaaaaaaaataaacttaaaaaaataaaataaaaaacttgtttCACTGATCCATGCCTAAGATACTGCCATCAACAATACCATGCCCTGTCACATTCTACCTTTCTGGACTAGGTGTGGCATGGGCCAGAAGAAGCTGGGATGGGAGTGAGTAGCCAAAAGGCAACACATTGAGTTAAGATCTTTCTACATTTGTATTACATTTCATCAAGTTACCAAGATCAGAACCAAGTCTCCTGTCTCCCAGAGAATATTTTtcacagcaaaaaaataaaaaaaaaaaaaaagggaagtcataataataaagacatttgttactatttattaagtacttatcatgagccaaacactgtgctaagtTTCTTAGGTGGCtattttacttaatcctcacaacaatccgtgagatattatcatcctcattttacatgagaataaacagattaaaaaataataaccgGAAAACAATTGTAAGGTACACAAATCACAAATTTGGCtgcattctctttcttcctgaatcACTTTTCTTGATCTGTTCTTTATCAAAAAAGTACTATTTCTAACATATCACATATATTTTACTAACTTATCATAACAATATACTTCTACAGTactgtatacatattttaaagtaccacaattctttctttttttttttctctttggcccTCAATCAAATCTGAGACAACTCAGAAAGCAGCActtactcttattttatttttattttattattttttttaacgtttatttatttttgagacagggagagacagagcatgaacaggggagggtcagagagagggagacactgaatctgaaacaggctccaggctctgagctgtcagcacagagccggacgcggggctcgaactcacggacctgagttcatgacctgaacctaagtcagccgcttaacccactgagcgcCCCTACTcttcttattttagagatgaggctCCCACAGCCCAGCAAGCTCAGGGGAGCTCCCATTCCCATCAGAGGCAATTCCAAACACttgaagcccccctccccccaccccgggccaaTCCCCTCACACTGAACTAACAACCCAGCTGCCAGCTTTAGAGAGATAACAGAAGCCATCAGGTATGGATTCCCTCTAGCTCTCTCTGCCTTCACCTACACCTATACTTATCTATATCTGCGCACTTTCTTCTCTCATAAGTCAGAGATAAAGGATTCATTCTTCTGTCCTCAACATCAATTTGTGCCCTAAATCCCATTCCTTCCTAGCTATTTCAAGTCATTACTCCACCAGTTAATCTCACTTTTCTGTTCCTCCAACCTCTCTCTCCACTGGCTAATTTCCCTCAGGGAACCAACACGCAGGTACATTATTTGCTTCCACCTAAGAAACAGGCAAACAAAACTGTTCTTTCATCCCATATCCCTCTTTACTGCCTTGTCTTTCCTTTCATTCTAAGCTAAGGTCCTTGAAAGCATAATTTAGACtggctgcctccattttcttatctaCCATTCACTGAAACATAAATTCTGCCCTTTCTGCTCCACAGAAATTGCTCTCCCTAAAGTCATTAGAAGCTCTTCAACACCAAATCGAAAGACACTTTTCAATGACCGAACCTTCATCCTGACTCAAACTTCTGAGTCCCAGTATCCAAATCCAAATCAGCTGCACTCTAAACTCTTGCTCTTAATCATTCTGCCACATTGCTTCAAGGTCACCATAGTGACAGTAATCCTGATTTCCTTCTCCCCTCAGTCCCTGCAGTCAGTCACCAAATCCcaattaagaaattataaatctCCCAAATATCTCTGGAAGCAGTTTCCTACTGGTGATGACTTCCAAACACCCAACTTAGAAACtcgatggtttttttttttttaatgtttatttatttttgagagagcgagggtgagcaggggaggggcagaaagagagggagacacagaatccgaagcaggctctaggctccgcctgaagcggggctggaacccatgaaccataagatcacgacccgagcctaagtccgacactcaaccgactgggccacccaggcactccttccaTGGTTATTTTAAACACCCAACAAGTCTCAGACCATTTCAGAGAGAATAATCACCTCTCTTCTGTGATTCCCTCTTCTGTGGATATATTCAACACCACCCTAGAATCAGAGGCTTTCAGAAGTGGAGGGGAATGTAATTTTATAACTGAGAACAgaggggcgcttaggtggcttagtcggttgggcgccctactcggctcaagtcatgatcactgtccacgggttcgagccccgcatcaggctctgtgctggccgctaAGAGCCTGACGCCTGTTtcagactgtgtgtctccctctctctgcccctcccctgctcaccctctgcctctgtctctctcaaaagcaaataaacattaaaaaaaaaaaaaaactttataactGAGAAACAGAGGCTGAGTGGCTTACTTATTGTCAGCTTTGCACACAGCCGGGAATACAGGGGAATTAACAGTATATGTCTGTGGGGAAACATTTATTAGATGAATCACAACCTctgtaaaaaatttttcattttgctccTGGCCTCACTGACTTGTTTTCAGATTTAAATGGGATCTGTTTTTAAACTACTAAAGCATTACATAAATTAGTAAGTACTAGTAGTTAGCATCTGAGAAACGACCCCTTCTCCTTGCCCCCCAAGGTCAGAGGTTCTAACCCTGCTGTGCCCCTACCAAATTACTCAATGCTGACCCTGCCAACCAAGGAGGTCTGGTTGTCAGTCCTCACAGACTCACCCCTTAAAGATTCTTGTCAACAGTTGAGACAGCTATGAAGACTTAGCTAAATTTCCCCCTCAGACGTAAAGGCTTGTAGAAAAGCGCTTTCCGGACACAGTTCACACGCCTACAATAAGCCATAGCGGTAAGCCTTCCCCAAAAATGCAAACGCAGAAAATCCGTAAAAAAATCAGACAGTCGAATTTTAGCACAAGCGACACCCTCCTCAATTCTGATTGGTGCGGTGCGTTCTTCACGGAAGTGACGCGCACACACGCGGAAGGGGAGTCACGGAAAAGCTCTCCCCGGACAGAGTCCCCGCAGTGGGTATTAACAGAACGAAAGAGCAGCTCACCACCGTGACGGAGCGCTGCTCCTCACCCTCTTCTTGGCCATGGGCCCGCGGAGCCGCGAGCGTCGGGCGGGGGCAGTACAGAGCACTAACGACAGCAGCGCCCTCAGCAAGAGTTCCCTGGCCACGCACGGGTACGTGCACGACCCCTTTGCAGCGCTGCTCGTTCCAGGGACCGCACGCCGCGCGCCGCTCATCCACCGCGGCTACTACGTCCGCGCACGCGCCGTGGGGCACTGCGTGCGCGCCTTCCTGGAACGGACGTGCGCGGCCCCCGGCGCGCCTCGGGCACAGATAGTGTCGTTGGGAGCTGGCTCAGATTCTCTGTATTTTCGCCTGAAAAGTGAGGGCCGCCTGGCCGAGGCTGCAGTCTGGGAGGTAGACTTTCCGGACGTGGCCCGGCGCAAAGCGGAAAGGATTCGAGATACGCCGGAACTGTGCGCGTTAACTGGGCCTTTCCAGAACGGGGACCCCGCGTCAGCACTGTGCTTTGAGAGTTTGGACTACCGCCTCCTGGGCCTGGACCTGCGACAGCTCCCGCGATTGGATCAGGCCCTGGCCGCCGCGGGCCTCCACGCAGCCGCGCCCACTCTGCTCCTAGCAGAGGCAGTGCTGACCTACCTCGACCCGGACGAGGCCGCGGCCCTCATCGCTTGGGCAGCCCAGCGTTTTCCTGATGCCCTTTTCGTGATCTACGAGCAGATGAGACCGCACGATGCGTTTGGCCAGTTCATGCAGCAGCATTTTCGGCAGCTTAATTCTCCCCTTCATGGCCTGGACCGCTTTCCCGACGTGCAGGCCCAGCAGCATCGCTTCCTTCAGGCTGGCTGGACTGCCTGCAGTGCCATGGACATGAATAAATTCTATCGCTGCTGTCTCCCCCCAGAAGAATGCCAGCGAGTGGAAAATCTTGAACCTTTTGATGAGTTTGAGGAGTGGCATCTGAAGTGCGCCCACTATTTCATTTTGGCCGCTTCTAGAGGAGATGCTCTCACCCAAACTCTGGTGTTTCCACCCTCAGAGGCGTTTCCTCGAGTAGATCCTGATTCTCCATCAGGAGTCTTGCCTGCCAGTGTAGTCACCAGTGACAACCAGGGCCCAAACCTTA
This region of Lynx canadensis isolate LIC74 chromosome B3, mLynCan4.pri.v2, whole genome shotgun sequence genomic DNA includes:
- the LCMT2 gene encoding tRNA wybutosine-synthesizing protein 4; translation: MGPRSRERRAGAVQSTNDSSALSKSSLATHGYVHDPFAALLVPGTARRAPLIHRGYYVRARAVGHCVRAFLERTCAAPGAPRAQIVSLGAGSDSLYFRLKSEGRLAEAAVWEVDFPDVARRKAERIRDTPELCALTGPFQNGDPASALCFESLDYRLLGLDLRQLPRLDQALAAAGLHAAAPTLLLAEAVLTYLDPDEAAALIAWAAQRFPDALFVIYEQMRPHDAFGQFMQQHFRQLNSPLHGLDRFPDVQAQQHRFLQAGWTACSAMDMNKFYRCCLPPEECQRVENLEPFDEFEEWHLKCAHYFILAASRGDALTQTLVFPPSEAFPRVDPDSPSGVLPASVVTSDNQGPNLRRYGHASVLLSPSIILSAGGFGEQEGRHCRVSKFHLLSRHCDFEWKGNQIRSCGTGAQWDGRLYHTMTRLSDTQVLVLGGRLSPVTPALGILQLGVCKSEDNSTGDLNVTVTKAGPEDSTLSCWRHSTTEVSCKNQKYLFVYGGRSVVEPVLSDWHFLHMGTMAWISIPVKGEAPEGRHSHSACSWQGGALIAGGLGASEEPLSSVLFLKPISCGFLWESIVIQPPITPRYSHTAHVLNGKLLLVGGVWIHSSSIPGVTVIDLTTGLSSEYQIDTTCVPWPLMLHNHTSILLPEEQQLLLLGGGGNCFSFGTYFNPHAVTLDLSSLSAGQ